From one Microlunatus sp. Gsoil 973 genomic stretch:
- the yajC gene encoding preprotein translocase subunit YajC, producing MGSYGSIVLIVVMIIAFYFLIMRPQRKRQQQQVQMMNAIAPGARVVTTTGIYATVIAVGEKQIVLETAPGNRVTMLKQAVGRVVGEGEEDASLASYRAGNPTPGQPAGEFDQGIGQGEDQDAAGLASGMAGGAPIQEYTPGSGPDFTPPADEEQKPDHETAPWPPYGTSQGSVLGESSLGDRDEQRTDPSRHTDQNTEKGNDSDR from the coding sequence ATGGGATCGTACGGATCGATCGTCTTGATCGTCGTGATGATCATCGCCTTCTACTTCCTGATCATGCGCCCGCAGCGCAAGCGTCAGCAGCAGCAGGTGCAGATGATGAACGCCATCGCGCCGGGTGCGCGGGTGGTGACCACGACCGGTATCTACGCGACGGTGATCGCCGTCGGTGAGAAGCAGATCGTCTTGGAGACCGCACCCGGCAACCGGGTGACGATGCTGAAACAGGCCGTCGGCCGCGTCGTCGGCGAAGGCGAGGAGGACGCGTCGTTGGCCTCTTATCGGGCCGGCAACCCGACTCCCGGCCAGCCTGCCGGCGAGTTCGACCAGGGCATCGGTCAGGGCGAGGACCAGGATGCGGCCGGTCTCGCCAGCGGAATGGCCGGCGGCGCCCCGATCCAGGAGTACACGCCGGGTTCCGGCCCGGACTTCACCCCGCCGGCCGACGAGGAACAAAAGCCCGACCACGAGACTGCACCGTGGCCGCCGTACGGTACGTCGCAGGGTTCGGTGCTCGGGGAGTCCTCCCTCGGCGACCGGGACGAGCAGCGGACCGACCCGAGCCGGCACACCGACCAGAACACCGAGAAGGGGAACGACTCCGACCGCTGA
- the ruvA gene encoding Holliday junction branch migration protein RuvA — protein sequence MIAQLTGTVSAVGATWAVIDVGGVGIKTLCGPNTTAELRRGQQATLSTSLVVREDSLTLYGFGTAEERDFFELLMTASGVGPKLAQAALAVLTPDDLRQAIATENLVALTKVPGVGRKGAQRIVIELKDKVNAVLSEQPTAGNGPTTTQSAEWREQVSQGLQGLGWSAKDAEAACDRVENLAEDDPSVGVAVLMRAALQTLAKP from the coding sequence GTGATCGCGCAACTGACCGGGACCGTCAGCGCGGTCGGGGCCACCTGGGCTGTGATCGACGTCGGAGGAGTCGGGATCAAGACGCTGTGCGGCCCCAACACCACCGCCGAACTGCGGCGCGGTCAGCAGGCAACGCTGTCCACCTCCCTCGTGGTCCGCGAGGATTCGCTCACCCTGTACGGCTTCGGCACCGCCGAGGAGCGCGACTTCTTCGAGCTGCTGATGACGGCGTCCGGGGTCGGCCCGAAACTCGCCCAGGCCGCCCTGGCCGTACTGACGCCCGACGATCTCCGGCAGGCGATCGCCACCGAGAACCTCGTCGCCTTGACCAAGGTCCCGGGTGTCGGCCGGAAGGGTGCCCAGCGGATCGTCATCGAACTGAAGGACAAGGTCAACGCCGTGCTGTCGGAGCAGCCCACGGCCGGCAACGGCCCGACCACGACCCAGTCCGCGGAATGGCGGGAACAGGTCAGCCAGGGTCTGCAGGGACTCGGCTGGTCGGCCAAGGATGCGGAGGCCGCCTGCGACCGGGTCGAGAATCTTGCCGAGGACGACCCGTCGGTCGGCGTCGCGGTGCTGATGCGCGCCGCGCTGCAGACGCTCGCCAAACCGTGA
- the ruvC gene encoding crossover junction endodeoxyribonuclease RuvC: protein MRVLGIDPGLTRCGFGVVDGSVGRNPALVAVDVVRTDTTLEVAQRLLRLETAFEHWVTEHQPDVIAVERVFSQHNVQTVMGTAQAAGVAMLVAARHQLPVALHTPSEVKAAITGSGRADKAQVGAMVTRILRLETTPKPADAADALALAICHLWRGAASDRITRAADGAARLASRQRAAYAQARKQTSQADGTRRTHA, encoded by the coding sequence GTGCGTGTCCTGGGCATCGACCCCGGGCTGACCCGGTGCGGTTTCGGTGTCGTCGACGGGTCCGTCGGCCGGAATCCTGCCCTGGTTGCGGTGGATGTGGTCCGCACCGACACCACCCTCGAGGTCGCTCAGCGACTGCTGAGGCTGGAGACCGCCTTCGAGCACTGGGTCACTGAACACCAGCCCGACGTCATCGCCGTGGAGCGGGTGTTCTCCCAGCACAACGTGCAGACCGTGATGGGCACCGCCCAGGCGGCCGGCGTCGCGATGTTGGTCGCCGCCAGGCACCAGCTGCCGGTGGCGCTGCACACGCCGAGCGAGGTCAAGGCGGCCATCACCGGGTCCGGGCGCGCCGACAAGGCCCAGGTCGGCGCGATGGTGACCCGCATTCTGCGGCTGGAGACCACGCCGAAACCCGCGGACGCGGCCGACGCTCTCGCCCTGGCGATCTGTCACCTCTGGCGCGGTGCGGCCTCCGATCGGATCACTCGCGCCGCGGACGGCGCCGCACGGCTCGCATCCCGGCAGCGTGCGGCGTACGCCCAGGCCCGCAAGCAGACCTCACAAGCCGACGGAACGAGGAGAACGCACGCGTGA
- the argG gene encoding argininosuccinate synthase, with product MSKVLSSLPVGQRVGIAFSGGLDTSVAVAWMRDKGAIPCTYTADLGQYDEHDIASVPGRAAQYGAELSRLVDCKTQLVEEGLAAIACGAFHIRSGGRTYFNTTPLGRAVTGTLLVRAMAEDSVSIWGDGSTFKGNDIERFYRYGLLANPGLRIYKPWLDADFVAELGGRKEMSEWLLSHGLPYRDSTEKAYSTDANILGATHEAKQLEHLDASIEIVEPIMGVKYWDDSVVIDTEDVEISFEGGRPTTINGKSYTDIVDLFSEANAIGGRHGLGMSDQIENRIIEAKSRGIYEAPGMALLHIAYERLINAIHNEDTVASYHNEGRKLGRLLYEGRWFDPQSLMIRDGLLRWVASAVTGTVTLRLRRGEDYSVLDTTGPEFSYHPDKLSMERTEDAAFGPTDRIGQLTMRNLDIADTRTKLEFYAGRGSLPERESRLVGALEPGGAEAISSNPAAEEEDLLDRAAIESGVD from the coding sequence ATGTCCAAGGTGCTCAGCTCTCTCCCGGTCGGCCAACGGGTCGGCATCGCGTTCTCCGGCGGTCTCGACACATCGGTCGCCGTTGCCTGGATGCGTGACAAGGGCGCGATCCCGTGCACCTACACCGCCGATCTGGGACAGTACGACGAGCACGACATCGCCTCCGTCCCCGGGCGCGCCGCACAGTACGGCGCCGAACTCTCCCGGCTGGTCGACTGCAAGACGCAGTTGGTGGAGGAGGGCCTGGCGGCGATCGCCTGCGGCGCCTTCCACATCCGCTCGGGCGGGCGTACCTACTTCAACACCACACCGCTGGGTCGGGCGGTGACCGGCACCCTGCTGGTCCGAGCCATGGCCGAGGACTCGGTGTCGATCTGGGGCGACGGCTCCACGTTCAAGGGCAACGACATCGAACGCTTCTATCGATACGGCCTGTTGGCCAACCCCGGCCTGCGGATCTACAAGCCGTGGCTGGACGCCGACTTCGTCGCCGAACTCGGCGGCAGGAAAGAGATGTCGGAATGGCTGCTGTCCCACGGACTGCCGTACCGGGACAGCACCGAGAAGGCGTACTCCACCGATGCCAACATCCTCGGCGCGACCCATGAGGCCAAGCAGTTGGAGCATCTGGACGCCTCGATCGAGATCGTCGAGCCGATCATGGGCGTCAAGTACTGGGACGATTCGGTGGTGATCGACACCGAGGATGTGGAGATCAGCTTCGAGGGCGGCCGCCCGACGACGATCAACGGCAAGTCCTACACCGACATCGTCGACCTGTTCAGTGAGGCGAACGCGATCGGCGGCCGGCACGGCCTGGGCATGTCCGACCAGATCGAGAACCGGATCATCGAGGCCAAGTCGCGGGGCATCTACGAAGCTCCGGGCATGGCGCTGCTGCACATCGCCTACGAGCGGTTGATCAATGCGATCCACAACGAGGACACGGTCGCGTCCTATCACAACGAGGGCCGCAAGCTCGGCCGGCTGCTCTACGAGGGCCGCTGGTTCGATCCGCAGTCCCTGATGATCAGGGACGGGCTGCTGCGCTGGGTCGCTTCGGCGGTGACCGGCACGGTGACCCTGCGGCTGAGGCGGGGTGAGGATTACTCGGTGCTGGACACCACAGGCCCGGAGTTCTCCTACCACCCGGACAAGTTGTCGATGGAGCGGACCGAGGACGCGGCCTTCGGCCCGACCGATCGGATCGGCCAGCTGACCATGCGCAACCTCGACATCGCCGACACCCGGACCAAGCTGGAGTTCTATGCCGGCCGCGGCTCGCTGCCGGAACGGGAGTCAAGACTCGTCGGAGCGCTCGAACCCGGCGGCGCCGAGGCGATCTCGTCCAACCCGGCAGCCGAGGAAGAGGACCTGCTGGACCGCGCCGCCATCGAGTCCGGCGTCGACTGA